The following are encoded together in the Novipirellula galeiformis genome:
- a CDS encoding CsbD family protein, producing the protein MITKQEISGKWKTVTGAVKEKYGQITDDELSQVEGDTEQLVGLIQQKTGQGREQIEAFLHETCEQCESSFSHLSGVASSYAESASDSVREGYEQVARRAREGYEHSAETVAQRPMESVVVALGVGLVTGIAIGLAIAGRQAHEPTWRERWAR; encoded by the coding sequence ATGATTACGAAGCAAGAGATAAGTGGCAAATGGAAAACGGTCACCGGCGCCGTCAAAGAGAAATATGGACAAATCACCGATGACGAACTGAGCCAAGTCGAGGGCGACACGGAACAGTTGGTGGGATTGATCCAACAGAAGACGGGGCAAGGTCGCGAGCAGATCGAAGCGTTTTTGCATGAGACGTGCGAACAATGTGAGTCGAGCTTCTCGCATCTATCGGGAGTCGCTTCGAGCTACGCTGAATCGGCCAGCGACTCGGTTCGCGAAGGGTACGAGCAAGTCGCTCGACGCGCCCGTGAAGGATATGAGCACTCCGCAGAAACGGTGGCCCAGCGGCCGATGGAATCGGTCGTCGTCGCCCTAGGCGTCGGCTTGGTAACCGGAATTGCCATCGGCTTGGCGATCGCAGGACGCCAAGCTCACGAGCCAACTTGGCGCGAACGCTGGGCCCGCTAG
- the mscL gene encoding large conductance mechanosensitive channel protein MscL produces MSILDDFKKFAIRGNMIDLAIGFTVGAAFTTVVKSLVNDVIMPPIGLLTGNTDFSDLFWVMHVPEGVAVPSNGFQTLEMAQNVGAVTLNYGQFFNACFTLLIIAIAMFMIIRTVNRVDAELDERFGEPPPSQEPSDKKCEFCRSTVPFRATRCPQCTSELVVPNVSEANKATN; encoded by the coding sequence ATGAGTATTCTGGACGATTTTAAGAAGTTCGCGATCCGTGGGAACATGATCGATCTGGCCATTGGTTTTACGGTGGGTGCCGCGTTCACCACCGTGGTGAAGTCACTGGTCAACGACGTGATCATGCCACCGATCGGACTACTCACCGGGAACACGGACTTCTCCGATCTATTTTGGGTGATGCACGTTCCTGAAGGGGTGGCGGTTCCTAGCAATGGGTTCCAAACCTTAGAGATGGCTCAAAATGTCGGCGCGGTGACTTTGAATTATGGTCAATTTTTTAACGCGTGCTTCACGCTGCTGATCATTGCGATCGCCATGTTCATGATCATTCGCACGGTGAATCGCGTTGACGCCGAGCTTGACGAGCGGTTTGGCGAACCGCCTCCATCGCAAGAACCTTCGGATAAGAAATGTGAATTCTGCCGCTCGACCGTCCCTTTTCGAGCGACGCGCTGTCCCCAATGCACGTCGGAATTGGTCGTGCCCAATGTGAGTGAGGCTAACAAAGCGACGAACTAG
- a CDS encoding class I SAM-dependent methyltransferase: MPLTVQPSSATQTSRATSFAKQALQVLKAWMKQPTQVATICPSSPFLTENIAERECVRCASSVVELGPGAGGTTSALLSQMRPDSRLLAIEKTAAFMDALQEITDPRLTPLIGDAADLIELLERNQIGRPDVIVSGVPFSSLSPSVAKAIVESVYEVLKPGGTFIAYQVRSDIDDYARPLFGPPHAKLIPLNLPPLTVFTWQKLEASNASNAD, translated from the coding sequence ATGCCCCTCACGGTTCAACCATCGAGTGCGACGCAAACATCGCGTGCAACATCCTTCGCCAAGCAAGCCCTCCAGGTGCTCAAGGCATGGATGAAGCAGCCCACTCAAGTTGCCACGATCTGTCCGAGTTCACCTTTTTTGACCGAGAATATTGCTGAACGAGAGTGTGTTCGCTGCGCCTCGTCGGTCGTTGAACTGGGACCAGGTGCGGGAGGAACGACCTCGGCACTGTTGTCTCAAATGCGCCCCGATAGTCGCTTACTCGCGATCGAAAAAACGGCGGCCTTCATGGACGCACTGCAAGAGATCACCGATCCCCGGCTGACGCCGCTGATCGGTGACGCCGCGGACTTAATTGAATTGCTTGAGCGAAATCAGATCGGACGCCCCGATGTGATCGTCTCCGGGGTTCCGTTTAGCTCGCTTTCACCGTCGGTAGCCAAGGCGATCGTGGAATCGGTTTACGAGGTGTTAAAGCCAGGCGGCACATTCATCGCGTACCAGGTTCGCTCGGATATCGACGATTATGCCCGACCTCTCTTTGGTCCACCCCACGCCAAACTGATCCCCCTGAACTTGCCACCCTTAACGGTGTTCACGTGGCAGAAACTTGAAGCGAGTAACGCTTCGAACGCGGATTAA